The sequence TACCTGAAATGTTCTTGTAATGCCATCTAGGAcgcaaataaattaaattaaccaAGGGCTTTTATGTGACTGATATTCCTTCTATGGTAATGTCCAATTTGTCCTCCATAACTAATTTACTGATCCAAAGAAAACTGACCCTGTCCTAGGTTTAGTGATATTCTATTGTTTTTAAAACAGATTTTAATTCTCAAGAAGTTGTCTGTTAAAATGTTCTGTATTTCAGATGCGATACAGGTCATACATCTCTATGTGATACAAGAATAGCTGAGTCATCAGCAGATAAATTCAAGAAACTAGGACAAGCAGCTTTCATATCGTTGATGTACAACAGAAAGAGCAGTGGTCCAAGTACACTGTCCTGTGGGACACCACAGGAATTTGGCATAGCCTCAGATAGTACGCTGCCTATGTCTACCTGTAGGTCTCTCTCTGGCAGATATGACTGTAGCCACCTAAGTGAGGAGTTATTGAATCCTAAGGCTTTCATCGTGAATAAGGGAATACCATGGTCAATCATGTCAAAGTCTTTTTGCAGGTCTAACAGAACTAGTCCACAAATATGGCCATTGTCAATTTCCCTTCTAATAATGTTGGTCAGAAATATAAGCAGGACTGCAGCTCGTATAGGAAGTTATTTTTACAGATGTAGTTGTAGATTTGGTCATTAACGACTTTTTCAAAACCTTTAAAATTTCGCTTAGTATTGAAACTGTTATGTAAATACTGGGGTCAGATTTATTTCCCTTTTTATAAATAGGGCTCATCTTAGCCTGCTTAAGAATCTTTCTAAGGAATCTGGCACTAATGACATCAAGCCCTGTAGCCTTTGTTAcattaagcattttttttttttcacattttcatcAGTGACTATTAAAAGAAACTGCTCCTTCCTCAATTCCTAGATTGCTGTAATATTTGGAGACAATCTTGCCCTATTTTCCGGTCCTATCTGGCAGTTTAGCCAGATTACTGACTATAGAAGTAAAAACGTTTGAAATATTTTTGTCGCAACTCTGCCGAACTCCATCCTCTTCTCTGTGAGTAACCCTATACTTGCTTGACAGGCCTTAATGTTCACTTTCCCACTGCAACACAGAGCTTTCATAGTCTTCCATAACTTTGAGGGgtcattattattttctttgatAAAGTCAGTATAACAAGTCTGCTTCCTCGTTTTGATCAATCTGTCTTGGGTTCCTAAATGTCTCTGCTTCAATCTCTGTCTCGACTTTGCTTTATTCTAATTTGTCTGAGTAGGGCAACTGTATCTACCACCTTTAGAAACGGGCATCAAAACAGAACCCAGGCTACTTCTACCTCTTCAGCGTTTACTACAGGAGACCGTCAATTTCTTTCCAAAAGAAGATCTGAAGTAGTCGGCTGAGTAGCTTTTAAGTAATCTGGTGCATATGGTCTTGTGTCCAGAGAATTGTTACTTATTCCTCTTTCTTGTACAGTAAATGACAAAGTGATCACTAATGCCATAGTGTATTACTCCACTCTGGGAGATGTTTGTTTTATCAGACACTAAAATAAGATCAATGTTATAGTTTATTTATAGGAGTTAGTTTATTACCAAATGATATAGTATACATTGGTACACAGAAGCAAGATACCTTCTCTTTACTCTTCTGGTTaaacatacatttgcacatgTCAGTGCACCACAGGAAAGAACATATAAAACTAGTAAAAGAACATATAAAACTAGTAAAAATTAAAAAGACCTAAGTGTGTCACTCACAGGGTACACACATTAGCCAAATTATCTTTGACAACGTTGTCCATGACTGTCTGGAAGATGTCCCTGATGCAGCTGGTGTCCGTGGCTGTGGAATAGTGATGGTACAAAGGCTTTGCTGGGGAGGTGAGGTGCTCTGTGAACAAGCTAGTGAGGAAACCAGCAGCACCGCTGACGTCACGGTCTGCCCCTGTGCAGAAAAACAGACCGGTGAAAATCAAGTCTAGCGCCTCAGTCATTATTAACAAACCTTTACCCAATTCCTGATCCAATGTGTCATGCATGTGTCAAATATGTACTTCATGATCTTCAAGAGGACAACCATTTCAAACTGTCCATTGAAGACAGTGGGACACTGTCAATACCGTTATTTAAAGGCTATAATGGAAATATGTTAGTGGTGAAAGCCGTTTTGCCCAAAATCGAAAGGGGTTCTTGTAAGAGGAGAATAACCAGCCTTATTTGCATGCCATGCTCTTCGATGTCATTGTGTAGAGGTTTCATACATTACATGATCAGTACCAGAATCTGGAGTTGACACCTGCTTCTAGAAATAAATAATCCATTCTAATTctgatacaatacaatactagCCAGGCAGGATCTGTATGGGTTTGTATGCGTCAGGGTGGATGACCATAGGAAACCATTTTCAACtctgagccctgtgtgtgttcacttcccACTCAGTCCCCAGGTTGTTAGcatcacagactgtatcacAATACAGGGGCTAGAATAGAGAAGCTATGAGTAACTGATGGGTGACAATTATGATGCAGATCATTTCAAAATGTCCCTCTCCCGTAATTTAAAAACATAACATTTCATGAATCTCATTTGCATACAGTTTTAACTCCCAAactaatgcaaaaaaaaaaaaaaaaaaaaatcaatcaaaatgAATCAACTCTCAAACTAAAATGTCATACCTTTGAAATCTGGAACATAAATCCGTAGATGCCTTCCAGAGTTTAATATCTTTTCTTGAAAGAGATCCATTTTATTCATGATTAAAATCTAAAAAGCATAAGAGGAGCGActataaatacaatacatgaaTACAAATACAGTGATCCACCAGACACCAACACAGGCTTTAAAGTTTAAGATGGTGTGGAGCCACAAGATGCCACACAGCAGGTCACTGGTAACTCACAGAGCCACATAACAGCCCAAATGAGACCCATCAAACAGCTCCTTGGCCATTTCCTCTGAATACTCAGCTAACCCATAGCACTCCTTAGGGAGTGTGATATAActggtcagtgagtgtgtgtgtgcgcttttcCCCCTtgccttctcccccccccccgtataCAGAGGACACACCAACAAAACTATACATGGACCATTGTTCACAAGTGAGGTGAAACATGACAGATTCATAGTCCAAGTGGAATCATAAAGTAGAATTTAGCAGCAAAGTGATCTGACATCCCCTATTGAGGGGAGAGGtcattcagagagagatagatagatagatagatagatagatagatagatagatagatagatagagagaaaaaacttgttagtttgtgtatgtgtcttaccAATGACGCACTGCTGAAGACGGTGTTGGAAAGGATGGACGAATAGAGTTCTAGACTGTCCTGGATACAGCCCTGTAGAGGATGACATTTCATATCTTGTCCTACTCGCTCCAATAACAGTTCACCAATATTCCACCACCATTTTATTGATTCTATACATGAAATGATTTGTGCCTctttcaataaataaaaaaaaaagttgacaaTTCATGTATTCATACACCCAAATAGCAGGGGTTTTGTCTCGATATTAAAATAAATGGTATTTGGATACAGGCCAAACCTCTTTGCTAGCATTCCTGTAGCAGTTGAACAGTAGTGTCATTCTTATATGTAGCCTTGGCAACATGAAAGACATTATTAACGCAACTACCGTCCCATCATTTACCTCATCGGGGTGCTCATCGTACCCATATTCAAACTCATATTCACTACTGATTCACCACATAAGGACCTTGGGACTGAAACAAGATTCCACCGTGCTTCTCGTTTCTTTTTCCTCACTTGGCCTTTCTGGAGCCATCACGGCATGATTCTGTTGTCCTGATTTAATGTTTACTCAGGATGTGGTGGTGATGTGCCTTACCGTGGACGAGTCCTGCTGCTGAGGACGGAGGTCGTATCGACTGAGATCCACCAGAAAGAGCACAGCACGCACGCCATCAAAGCAGCGCAGCCACTTTCTCTTCTGTGTGCACTGTCCTCCCACATCatacagcctacacacacacacacacacacacacacagtccaacaACACAGGAGACAAATATTAGATATGGGACAACAGAAGAAGAGGGTCAGGGGTACTGAAGACGAAGAGTggcaggtggggtggggtggggtggggcactATGCAGCCGGCAGAGGTCCTAAGCAGAACATCCTCAGGTTCAGCCGTCCCACCTTTGGGCACGGAGGCACCACACTGGACTGAAAGCTGTGGAGGTAACAagatgggggggcgggggggggggattcagtTCCTATCTGATCAAACTGGGCTATATCTGCACTGTGTTCAATTTACAGGCAACATGAGGGTGAAGAGCTCCTGtatattttctccctctccctctccctctccctctccctctccctctccctctccctctccctctccctctccctccctccctccctccctccctccctgtaaGCATTCGAGAGTTGACAAACAGCAAACTTCACTTCCCCACAGCCACGCtgatggaaaaggagaaaaaaagaaaacctctgGGTTTCTGACTTGTTTTAATGGTTCCTGGAAGGATCCCAGGGGGCTAAGCAGACAGCACCAGGGGAAAAGGCATGTTACTCCTTCCTGCTGCAAGAGATGAGagcacaggcagacaggtgGAGGAAAAGCATCAGTCCATCAATATTTCAGTCGTCTGATTCATCCCACAGTGCGTGACCTCACGAAGGGGAATGAGGGAGTCACGATTCTccccagagagagaagaggcagggggagggagagagagtgagggggagggagagagagtgagagcgagagcgagggagcAACAGGTGTTGTAAAAATGCACAACGCAATACCAATATTCAGTCATTCCTGTCATTCCCATCTCATATAGATTCATGAAGACACAATCCTTTGTAACACTTTACCACAACTCATCTGCTTGGTTGCGTCATCCTGTAGGAAAAAGGGAATTGTTTGACGTGTCTAGAATGTGCACATGGACACAGAACATCGCACTGTAATTCACAAACCAAGCTTCGGAAATAAAACGAGGTTAATAAGATTTATATAGTGGAATAGTTTAAATATCATCTGGGGGTAGTTTTTCCAAGCAGAAAATACACTTTTGTTTTATATGCAAGAAGGGCAAAGCACTGTTTGCTGTAGGCTTAAAGAAATTGAAAGCGAGACGCTCACCTAAAGATAAACTGAGCAGCACAGAACTGAGTTTCCGTCACACCACTGGTGCGTACACGAACACGCAACACGTCTGTCTCCGTGGGAACGTAGTTTGGGCCGATGATCCGACCGATATTGTCAAAGAAACTGCCAAAAAGCATAAGACAGATAaaacagacaggacagagagtAGGCAGTTATCTTGAACCATTTGAACCCAGTGTGATTCAACAATACATCAGCATGATACCCAACACTAGTGAGTAGAGGAACTCTATAGGCAATagagaggaaataaaaaaaacatttcacaaaacCACATGATGTTCATGAACAATTTCCTTCACCCCAATTGGACCTGattcacagatacacatgcacacacattcatagctTGAACTACTTGTTGAATGGCTGACGTTATCAGCTAGATAATGTTGTCAAAATGATACGTGCAGGTTGTCATGACCGCCAGGAAGTGAGCTGTGTGGCTTCTGTCTCACATGGAATTATCATAAACCTCTAACAAAAAACATCCCTATTAAAGTAAGCCATGGCACTGGTAACAGCCTGGCTtcactctaaaaaaaaaaccccttATTCCCAAGTGGTCAAAGCCTTTTCCTAGAATTGTTTCTCTCAAGAAAGCTAGATGGTACATAGACCAAgttacatacatatgcatgacAACACAAGAAAACCAACGATTCCTCAGATGTGGTGAAGATGTCAACCAAAATGGCTTGGGAAAAGAAGAGACAGGTTTCATCACTGTTCTCTCATGATCCTGTGTGTGACACGATTGTGTGTAAGGAGCAAGGCGCATGCAAGTTAAAACAAGGCAGTGTAATTAGTCAGTGAAAGagttcatctctgtgtgtgtgtgtgtgtgtgtatatatatatatatatggaaatAGAGAATAGAATTGTGCGAGAGGAATTGTATGATCAGAAACCAACTTGATACACTAACTGACAGCCACTTCTAAACCATGAGAAGCAAAGAGGGATGACGGCAAACATGTGATTGTTAAAAATGAAACACGGCGGGGTGCACAATGAGGCTTCACAGGGTGGAAGTAACCGTCCCTGAAATTAGTAGTTCAATGACACTCCTCAACCACGACCAATGACACTCacgcaaaaaaataaaaataaatctcaCACAAGTGCGTCAATAGGAATTGCTTCAATTTGCTGTCCTTTCTAAACCTGaccatcacacatacacccgcCTATTTATACAGTGCAAACTGACTTCACACATTTGGCATTACAGGATTCTGTTTGTTCATGTAAGCAGGGACTTAATCCTAAAAGAGGGCCTAGTCTTTCCAAAATGTTAAATTTGATAAAAGATAATGTATAAAGAGCACAATGGAGTGAGAGACCAGCCAGACTAATTGGTTCAGAAATGCTGGAGCTTGAATCATGGATCAAACTTGACCTTTATGACAAATAGCTTTCTGCCCTGTGGATATCTGAAGACTACAAAAAAGGCTCGTTTCGAGAGggaaactgaaaactgaaagCATTCAGAAAGAGTTCAGACCCATTcttcactttttccacattttgttattgttgtattAGCCTTATGCTGCAATCATTTCAAATCATTTCCCCCCAcatcaataccccataatgacaaagtaaagtaaaaaaacaggattttaaaagcttttaggaatacaaaaaaaggaaagactgaaattacatttacatgtgtttTACAAGTATTTAGACCCTTTAGTTTGCCAGTGATTACAGCCTTGAGTCAAATGTCAATACATTTGCAAAACTTTCCaaaatcctgtttttgctttgtcaatATGgagtattgagtgtagattgcgaggggaaaataaatgaacacacCCGATTTTAGCACGAGGCCCGTGCCACACCACTTACCTCACCTGTGCATGACCGTCGCAGAACCTCTTGCTACCTATTGAGGctccacatactgtatactgtagaAAACTCAATGTTGTGCCAACTCAATGTTGTGCCAACTCAATGTAGAAACATAGGGCTGTCGGTGGCAGTGCCACAGTAGACATGCTGgcgctgtggacacacacacacacacacacacacacacacacacacacacacacacacacacacacacacacacacacacacacacacacacacacacacacacacacacacacacagcagtttagCGTGGTAGCAGTCATGCACAGGTGAGGTAAGCAGCGTCGCCCAGAcctaaggctgcaacataaaatgtgaaaaaaaaaaaaaaaagtcaagggTTCTGAACACTGTCTGAATGCTGACAAAGACTTCCCACAGTGCACTTCACCTTTTATGAGAGCAATCATGTCACATGACCATGGCCAGTAGCGAAAGTGAACGTTGTGGCACACTCACTAGAGAGCAGAGTCGTTGAGCTGGTACTCATACCCACGGGCGGCTGCGGCCCTCACCCCCTGGTCTGCCCACAAACAGCAGAAGGCCTGAGCCAGAAATGGCAGCAGCTCTGCATCTTTCCCAGTGCAC is a genomic window of Clupea harengus chromosome 1, Ch_v2.0.2, whole genome shotgun sequence containing:
- the gnav1 gene encoding guanine nucleotide binding protein (G protein) alpha v1 isoform X2 encodes the protein MFGCLDLAGSSVQTCWHALRLCFRREVTEEEKVARSTSARIDRDLFEHAKLESHVVKILLLGAAESGKSTVVKQIKIIHSHGFSRRELISFKDHAQSVLACDWCTGKDAELLPFLAQAFCCLWADQGVRAAAARGYEYQLNDSALYFFDNIGRIIGPNYVPTETDVLRVRVRTSGVTETQFCAAQFIFRLYDVGGQCTQKRKWLRCFDGVRAVLFLVDLSRYDLRPQQQDSSTGCIQDSLELYSSILSNTVFSSASLILIMNKMDLFQEKILNSGRHLRIYVPDFKGADRDVSGAAGFLTSLFTEHLTSPAKPLYHHYSTATDTSCIRDIFQTVMDNVVKDNLANVCTL
- the gnav1 gene encoding guanine nucleotide binding protein (G protein) alpha v1 isoform X1, encoding MFGCLDLAGSSVQTCWHALRLCFRREVTEEEKVARSTSARIDRDLFEHAKLESHVVKILLLGAAESGKSTVVKQIKIIHSHGFSRRELISFKPAVLDNLLNSMKFVLWGMGLLRINLANQRNKDHAQSVLACDWCTGKDAELLPFLAQAFCCLWADQGVRAAAARGYEYQLNDSALYFFDNIGRIIGPNYVPTETDVLRVRVRTSGVTETQFCAAQFIFRLYDVGGQCTQKRKWLRCFDGVRAVLFLVDLSRYDLRPQQQDSSTGCIQDSLELYSSILSNTVFSSASLILIMNKMDLFQEKILNSGRHLRIYVPDFKGADRDVSGAAGFLTSLFTEHLTSPAKPLYHHYSTATDTSCIRDIFQTVMDNVVKDNLANVCTL